TCCGGGACCAGGTCTACATTATATATCGTGACATTATTTACCGTCTGGGACTCGTAGTATATATGCCCCACCGTAGTATTGACTTTCGATTCGGGGAACGCGTCGAGGCTCACGGTCGCGGGCTGGCCGAGCTTTATCTTGCCGATATCGGTCTCGTCGACCTGCGCCCTGACTATCAGGCGGTCCGACAGGACCAGCACGGCGTCGGCGGTTGTCAGTGTCTGCCCGGGCTGGACCGTCGCGACGATGATCTCGCCGTCGATAGGCGCCAATAACGGTATGGCTTTATAAGCGTCTTCCCAATATTTCAGTTCGGCTTCCCCTTTGCCTCTCGCCGCGTCCAATACCGCCGCCCTCTCGGTCGAGCTCATCCACGCCAGCGTCTGGCCGGTTTTTACCATATCGCCTTCTCGCACCAATATCTTTTCGACGCGGACGGCCACCGGCGGCTTAAGCCCAAGGCGGTTCTGCGGGAGGACCGTGCCTGTG
The nucleotide sequence above comes from Candidatus Omnitrophota bacterium. Encoded proteins:
- a CDS encoding efflux RND transporter periplasmic adaptor subunit yields the protein MKTSNKKWKVFLVIIIVIGIAAFFFVRSKIGSTVKETTSEITAATGPIQSFISTTGTVLPQNRLGLKPPVAVRVEKILVREGDMVKTGQTLAWMSSTERAAVLDAARGKGEAELKYWEDAYKAIPLLAPIDGEIIVATVQPGQTLTTADAVLVLSDRLIVRAQVDETDIGKIKLGQPATVSLDAFPESKVNTTVGHIYYESQTVNNVTIYNVDLVPESVPAFFRSGMNANIDFLEQKKEDALLLPNEAVHKDKEGSYVLLSRGPEKEPVRQAVTTGISDDLNTEILSGITAGEKIVVKAQKYALPTADTATNPFMPSRNKSSNKK